DNA sequence from the Paenibacillus physcomitrellae genome:
CGATAATGTTCTCTGGTCCGCTGACGGTCTCTTTATCCCATACGAGCATTCCGCCTTCATAGTTAAGGATATGCTCGAAGCCCAGCTCCTGAAAGTAGCGGGCAACATTGAGGCTGCGCTGTCCGCTCCGGCAGACGAAGACATATTCGCGTTCTTTGTCCATATCATCCGCATACTCCGCAATTTCGCCCATCGGAATCAAAGGAACAGTCGGGATGTGGCCCGCTTCATACTCAAAAGGCTCTCTGACATCTATGACAATGGTTCCGCGTTCTTTATCCTCTAGAATCTGCTGCAGTTCA
Encoded proteins:
- a CDS encoding rhodanese-like domain-containing protein; this translates as MSKMIYGVPHIDADELQQILEDKERGTIVIDVREPFEYEAGHIPTVPLIPMGEIAEYADDMDKEREYVFVCRSGQRSLNVARYFQELGFEHILNYEGGMLVWDKETVSGPENIIADFTTMEQLERK